A segment of the Malaciobacter mytili LMG 24559 genome:
GCATGTGAAGCTAAAATTGGTTCTTCAACTTTTCCTCCACCATATGCAGTATTATTACCTGTTGAACCTGCACATCCTGCACACCAATGTAAGCTATTTATATTTTTATTAAAATATGTAGCAATACAATCTGCTGAACAAGCAAGTGCTGCAATTGGATTGTTATACCATATTTTAGAGAATGGACCTTTAGAGCCTTGTGTAAATAAAGCCATAACATCATTAGTTTGTGAAGGAATTACCTCAGACCAATATAAAAAAGAAAAACTAGACATTCTTTCAAAACATACTGCATCTTGAACAAAATTTAATAACCCTAAAGGTGCAAAAGCGATAAAGTGTCCATATCTTCTATAACCATTGTCTGCTCTTGATGTACCTTGCTTTCTTGTTATACTTTTATCAAACTTTTTACCAATTGCCACAATATTCCAAGGTGTATTTGTAAACTCAAGCATTGCAACTGGCTCTGCAATCGTTGCTTTAAGTCCTGCTGATTTAATATCTGCATCATTTGTACAACTACATAAGTCAATTGAAAATGAAGTTTTATCACCCATAAAGTGCCAATCAATATTACTCATAAATTTTAAAATAGGAGCTTCTGCATAAACTGAATTAATCAAAACTCCCAAAAATATAATATATTTAATCACTTTTGTTCCTTTTCAATTAATTCTTCAGGATTGTATTCATTTATTATAAACTTATTATCTCTTTGTGTTACAATTGTTGGTAAACATTGTATATTAAATGATTTGATTTCAAAATCTTCTCTTGCAATTTGAACATTATCTGTCTCTTCAACAAGCTTATTAATATCACCCTTCGCAATTAATGTAAGAATACTTGTATTACCAAATGCATTTGGTAATAACCTTTGAATTTCATCATCATAATCTATAAAAAGAATGTGGTAAGGAAAAATAATACTGAAAGTATCTAATATATTATATGTACCTTTTGTATATAATACTCTATTTTCTATTGGTACAACAATATCTTCTTTTAATGTAATTAGTGGTGTAAATTCTCTTACTTTTGTCTCTTTACATGTAGGTAAGTTACTTTTTAATTTTAGAGATTCTTTTCTTGCATTTAATAAATCTTTTTCTAATTTCAGTTTGTCTAATTTATTGTACTTTTCTGTTAATACATCCATTAAAGTTTTACCCTCAATTGGTTCTACTTCACCTATTATTCCCAAGTCTTCAAATGAATAAAGATTTAATACTAATATGAATAAAAATATTAATTTTTTCATTCTATATTTCTTTTTAAATACCAAATTTTAGATTCAACAATTTGTCTTTGCCATCCTTTTTGACAAGCATTTTTAAGACCTTCTTCATAAATTGATAATGCTTTTTTAAAATCTTTTGAACTTCCTAAACCTTTTTCAAATATTGCTGCATAATTTAAATATGAATTACACATGTTCTTTTCTTTTTGATACAAAATATCTGCAAATAAAATATAATCTTGCAATTTTAAATTTAGACCAATGAAAGAATTTATTATATATAGTCCATAGTAGGCTGATATAGGATTTTTGTACTCTAATGCACTATTTCTAAAGTTGATATAACTTCCTGCCCAATTTGGAGCATTAAATGTAGTATTTTTTAACTCTCCTGAATGAACATCTTTATATTTTGACGGATATTTTTTTATTGTTAAAATATCTTCTAATGCTTTTTTATAATGTTCATCTTTTTTAAGTATCTCTTTTGTCTCTATAGATACCTTTCCTCCAAGTTTTAAATAATTTGATAATAAAGGATCAGATACATCTGCATTTAAACTTAGTATAAAAAATGTTAATCCTAGTATTATTTTTAACATCATGTTCTCCTTTTTATTTTATTTAGTGGTTGTGCTTCACCAAAATAGTGACCTTGTGAATAATCAACACCTATTTTTTTAACTAATTGATATATTTCTTCTGTTTCAACAAATTCTGCAATTGTTTCTATATTTAGTTTTTTACAAAAATCTACAATTGATTTAACTATTTCATAATTTTTATTATTTATATGACAATCTTTGATAAAATGTCCATCAATTTTTAAATATTGTGTATCTATATTTGATATATGAGATAAATTTGAATATTCAGTCCCAAAATCATCTAATGAAATTGAAGAACCTTTATTAAAAACTTGTTTAATAAATGTGTTTAACAAATCGTAATCTTTAATACTTCCACTTTCTGTAATCTCCAAAATTATATTGTGCGAATTTTCATAACTCTCTAATTCTTTTATTATCTTATTTGCTATGTCTTTGTTGAAGATATCTTCTGTTGAAATATTAATTGATACTTTTTCTTCTCTATCTGAAAAATCTTCAAATACAGCTTTTATCATGTCTAGTGTGATTTTATTATATAGCTTTGTTCTTTTTGCAAGTTCTATAAAATGTATGGGACTAATTATCTCTTCATTATAAGATAATCTTGCAAGTGCTTCGTATTTAACTATTTTTTTATCACTATTTCTTATTATTGGTTGATAATATGCAATAATTTTTCCTAATCTTATTGCCTCTTTATATTTATTTATTTGAAGATTTAAATTTATTGCTTTATTTCTTAACTCTTCAAATCTAATTTTGTATATCTCAAAATATGAATTATTTTTTCTTGCAACTTTAAAAGCAATTTGTGCTTTTGTTAATAAATCTCTTTCTCCGTAAGATACTGATGAAGTTAGAGATATAAAAATTTGTTCTTCTAATTTATCAGTTTTAATTCCTTTTACTATCAATTCTTCTGTAAAATTTTTAATTCTTAAAATTAGTCTTTCAAAATTATCTTTTGTATAATCAAATAAAACAACAAATTCATCGTTTCCAATCCTATATATATTATTTATACTAAATGTATCTTTTAAATTAAAAGCAATACTTAGAAGTACAATGTTGCCAATTTCTTCTCCATATATACAATTTATTTCACTAAAATTATCAATATTTAGAAAAAATAAGATTCTATCTTTTCCATTTGCTAAATCTTTAAGTAAACAACTTCTATTTTTTAAAAGTGTTACATCATCTATATATTTTATTTCTATTGGCTTCATTGTATTTCCTATTTTACTTTATGTAATATCCATATTTAGTGATAAACCAATGTTCTTTTAATTCAACATCATATACAACTATTTCTGTCCCTTTAGGCAACATTTGATATATGTATTTTTTATCATATTTGGGTTCTTTTCTTAAATACTTGTCTTCAGTAAGTGTCAATACTTTAAATTTGTTATCATCTAACTCTTCAACAATTTTTTTTGAAATAAATAAATTCCATTCAGTTTTTATCCAATCACTATCGTATTCAATACCTTTAAAGATACTCCCCATTTTTATAAAACCTGCAGTTGCAGATTTTAAATTCGGTTCAGTTCTTAATCGCCCATGCCAACTTTTAAGAATATACTCTTTTTTTGAAGATACAATTTCGTTCTTTTTTTGCTTGTTAATAACTTTATTGTTCTCTAGC
Coding sequences within it:
- a CDS encoding TraU family protein, producing the protein MIKYIIFLGVLINSVYAEAPILKFMSNIDWHFMGDKTSFSIDLCSCTNDADIKSAGLKATIAEPVAMLEFTNTPWNIVAIGKKFDKSITRKQGTSRADNGYRRYGHFIAFAPLGLLNFVQDAVCFERMSSFSFLYWSEVIPSQTNDVMALFTQGSKGPFSKIWYNNPIAALACSADCIATYFNKNINSLHWCAGCAGSTGNNTAYGGGKVEEPILASHAQALGMVDDLHYGGLLALTSKAPFQFSPVEKIPNATCGAKYFPIAVKSANAYNLAYPTVWDATVTGKVAFMWTNFKNKPTSEDDTASWLWVIKDTCIGAAKCKSMFTKKVN
- a CDS encoding EAL domain-containing protein; the protein is MKPIEIKYIDDVTLLKNRSCLLKDLANGKDRILFFLNIDNFSEINCIYGEEIGNIVLLSIAFNLKDTFSINNIYRIGNDEFVVLFDYTKDNFERLILRIKNFTEELIVKGIKTDKLEEQIFISLTSSVSYGERDLLTKAQIAFKVARKNNSYFEIYKIRFEELRNKAINLNLQINKYKEAIRLGKIIAYYQPIIRNSDKKIVKYEALARLSYNEEIISPIHFIELAKRTKLYNKITLDMIKAVFEDFSDREEKVSINISTEDIFNKDIANKIIKELESYENSHNIILEITESGSIKDYDLLNTFIKQVFNKGSSISLDDFGTEYSNLSHISNIDTQYLKIDGHFIKDCHINNKNYEIVKSIVDFCKKLNIETIAEFVETEEIYQLVKKIGVDYSQGHYFGEAQPLNKIKRRT